The Malus sylvestris chromosome 8, drMalSylv7.2, whole genome shotgun sequence genomic interval ATGCCAACAGATTACATGCTAAGGTTTAACTTTAAATTAAAGTACCCATACTACTCTGCAGCTGCTAAAAGCTCAAAAAAGTTAAACTAGAGGTGTCTCATAGAAAGtgtattataaaaataaaagaagaaagtacAAACCTCATtgtacaaaccctaaaccacaaCACCAAACAGCAGCACCACAAAAAGACTACTCAACATAACAATTAACAGAAAACTAGAACTTAACAATTAACAGAAAACTAGAGTACCGATCAGCTAATACAAGCTTAGATTGAGAGTCCGAGACAGACTGACTACAGAAGCTGAAAATCCCACGATACCCCCACAAATATTTACTCACTTGGCTCTTTATCTTACTTTAAGcctttaaatttcatttttcataatacaattttgacataaaaacaaaacatatttAACTTGTATGAGTAAGACTAGTAGTATCTGCTAAAACTTTGCTCCTGGTCATTCCTAGTGATGAGGTAGTATAAACATCACTAATGAATTTATGCACCATACTTTCAACCTTTTGCTACATTTCAAAACTGCATAAGCTCTTCTATTATGAAGACATCCAAAAAAATCACAGCACACTCAAAACATTGATaatcatgcatgcatgttaGGTTGGATTATAAGCACAAAAACAGGGCAATATTCAAAATCATTGGTACTATAATAGCAAGATGTACTTATACAACCTAGTAACTGGAGTGAATCCAACTGCAAAACTAAGATGACGAATGAAAAAGTTATTTTGCAATACCATTCCCTACAGCAGATATTCTGGCTTCCGAAGACAAGCTGAAAAAAGTATGACAAGTTAATTTTTAGTTCTCGATCCAAGGTTAGGCAAGCTGCATTACAACCTAATGCATCAGCTCCATTCTCAGCCTAGAGCCACCACAAACCTTCAACTCTTCAAAGGCCTTTACAAAACTCAGCGTCTCCTTTTAAGTGAATTTTTGTGCATGTCCAGCAACCTTTCAAGGGATACAAGGGACCAAGTTTCCTCTGTTTGGGCATATACCTTTTGATTTAGAGAGTCAACTAGTATGCTTACATTACCAAAGCCATACATCTGATGACCATTATGCATCCTCCCAGGCTTAGGCCTAAATAGCAGGCCATGCTGCTGCGCATGGGCCTCAATAACATCTTTCAAATTCATCTCATGACCAATGCCATCCATTTGAGCAGTACCACCCAAGTTTGCctgtgctgctgctgctgctttctGATGTGCCTCAAATTGCCTTTGCTCAAGCACCCTAAAGTAGCTAATATTCTCCTTCAAACCAGGTTGGACCACCTCCATACCCTCAACAGCCCGATTCATCATGTCAAGACCACAATTAAGCTGATACCGGATACTTTCATTAGCATGAAGCTCCTCTGGAATGAGTTCCTTCCAACCTTTATACCAATTTAAAACCTCTTCAAAGTTCGGGTTTGAACATAACCAGTGATACAAAACCTGTAGCCACTTGGTgaagaaaaatttctccatcaTATCTACCATTAGATGAATTGGAATAGCAGAAGCCCAACTCATCACCCAATTATATTGATCAAGCGTCTGATCTGCAGGGTTCACTTGGAATTCTTGTAAGACAAGCTGCAACTTGGGTACTATAAATCTATACATAAGCTGTTCCCAACTCGCAGCATCAAACACCTTCTTCCACGGTGAGAGTATAGTATAGGCAGATCCATCACTTGGGTGCCAAGCACCCAGAACATTACTCAACTTGAATCGTATTGTGTGATACAAGTCTTCCAACTTGTGTCCCAAGAATGGTAGCCACGGATGCACCCACACATGGATGGGAACAGTGTCCCGGTGAGGTTCCCACAAGTCAACTGCGTCCTTCAATTTAGGAAAGATTACCATATCCAATATGGAATGAAGGACAGAAGGAGGCAGCAATTTCTCCCAGGACTCCAGAAAGCGAAGCATGGGTTCAGGGTCCTTGGGCTGCCATGTATTCACGCCAGCAATCCTAATGGCAGGTACTACAACCTCGGAAAGCAATTGGGTGTAAGGGGACATTGAGTTATCCCAAATATCCAAGTACTGCTCTCTTTCCCCCTCTCCATGAAGCAAAGCCTTCCAAGAAGATACTAAATCCAACCCATGCGAGGGGTTCCTAAGAGGATTCCAGCCCTGAAACATCCTAATAAACAGAGGCAGAGCAAAGGAGCAGGCAATGCAAGACAGGTTACATAACTTATAGTCATCAGCGTATCTCTTCTGCAGGTCACCAAAGCCCTTTGTCAGGGAGTCCAGCGTCAATGTTCCCATGCTATTCTCTTCTCCCAGTCGATCCAAGACGGTCCTAATATCCTCCAAGCTATCCAGGTGTTGCTTCTGCCTGGCCACCTCCGTCTCCAACCTCTCTTTCTCCTGGTTCAAGCTGATGGCCGTGTCCCGCTCAATCCTCAGGTCCCTGTCAATCTTCTGGATATCAAGCTCAGCTAAGTCCAGAATCAACCTGACGTTGTGCTGTAGCTCGGGCATGGGAACATCCTCTTCCCTGGCTTTCTCTTCGGCATTCAAATTCTCCAGATTGGTCAAGACTCGAACCTGAGGTCCTCGCATATCAACCACCTTGTGCACAAGGACATCGGTGCCCTCTTCCTGCTTCTGGGCTAACAACTCCTTGGCAGAGACATACTGGTCCTTGTCAGTCTTGTTGGCAGCGGCCCTCTTCTTCCAGGAAGGCTTCTTTTTGGCGGAGGTCGCATCCGGCAAAGGCTTGCTCGGCTTTTCAGCTTCCAATTCTTGCAAGCTAGGCCGCTTGACTTCCGTCTCCTTGTAATCATTGAAACCCATGCCCATATTCTTTGGCCTCAACTTGGCTTCAATAGGAGCGAGAATGCCTTGCTCGTTCTTCCCAAGTCCGCCTCCTTTGTAGCCCATGTTCTTAAGCATCTTCATTCCAATGCCCTTGGTGTGTTTCTCGAAGGCCCCCAAACCCCCATCCCCGCCGCCCTTTGCTCCTAATCCTGCAAATTGGCCTTCTTCAGAACCTCCTCGACCCTGAGACTGACTACTAGTCTGCTTGAGCAATTTCAGCCTTTCCCTCTCCTTGTGTCTCCTCTCCGCTCCCTCCTTTATCTTCTTCCCAAACGCTGTCGGCAAAAAACTCTGCTCGTCGTCGTCATCCTCCTCGCCCCCCAACGGATCCAAATTCGGAATTTTAAAACCTAAACCGGAACCGGTAGCGGCACCAAAGCCGAGGCCAATGGTGGCGCCGAGGCCAGGCCGGTTATCATCGTTTTGCTGCCTTGAATTGTCGTCGACCTCCTGGTTGGGCATGACGATTCCGGTGGAGATGAAACTGACGCGCTTGGTGAGGTCGACCTTTCGGTCTTTCCTGCGTTTTCTGGGGCTGTCGTTgtcatcgtcgtcgtcggaaTCGGCAGTGAATATGCCGTAGAGGACGTCGTCTTTGGTTTGGACGCGCTTGTCCTTGCGCTTGCGGTAATAGAACTCCCCGCCGATCCACTGGCCGTCCTCGTAATCCTTCTCCATTCCAAACCTCTCCATCTCCTGATAATCGTCCATCACCCTCCCTGCCCTAAAATTGTACCTCTAATTTCGATCACTAAAACCCTAACACTGGTGATTGGGGAATCAAATCATAATaaattttgaccaaaaaataaaaataaatccgaATAAATTGGAATAAAAGTGTAAATTCAAAGCAAATTATGGATGCAGTGATTTAGGGTGGAATCATAGAAGTCTCGGTGGCCGTCTCGGCCGTTCTTAAGACATCCCAAGAGACATTAGGCTATGTTTGCCGATTACACCAACTAGTCGCcgtttttccttttgtttatgtatttatttataaaatctatttttaagaacatttcttgaaaacaatttttttttttaagattaaaaagtttgattggtttgggatttaaaatttttaaatcttacgacttaaaTTAGACAAATATCTAAAAAGAGAGGGTcgcatgagagagagaaagatgagagaggagtaaataaaataagagatgattgaatgaaagagaaagaagagagagtcaGATAAgataggaagagagagaatcggACGGGATAAAGAGGAAGAGCAGTGAGATAAATAACTGAGAGAATGAAAAAAACAGATTTGAAGACAGAcgaaaaatgtataaaaaaataaaaaataaaagaggagagaaagaagaaaagaaagagatagaTTTGGACTGAGAGGGAATTAGggataaaaaagaaaggaatgagtttaaaattaaaaactttaaatactcattttttatgttttttagagATTAGACTATattagttagtcttgagtttagtttttaaaaataatcttactaaacaattttttaaggtctaaaacttgaaaattgttttttagtTTAACAAGTTGGATTCAAATAAAGTATCAAACATGTCCTAAAATTTTCAGAATGGAAAATTTTACTTGAGCCCTGTTACACCCACCCCCACATTTGAATTATATTTCTATTTCCTCCCTGAAACATgtttaaatctatcaatttaatTCCTTATCTCATTTAATCCTAGCCGTTGATCTAGATTCCTCATTTATCCTAAACTGCCAAGTGGCAGCTCTCtaactcttttctcttttctcttttctctcttcccgaACCCTCCATCTCAGACGTCTCTATCCCCTAACATCTGCAACTCACCCTCACTCTCTCTAACTTACCGAGAACATCTCCCTTACCACCCTTAAATTCAACCAACTTAGAACTCTAATTTTAAGAAATCTTTCTTCACCATGACTTGGGAAACCCATCGGTGGTCTTGCATGTTGGGTTTGGAGTTAGGATGATACTGCATGGAGAACACCATGGTTCCAGCGAGCTGGGGATGGAACTTGATGTTCCAGTCCTTATTTCAACCTATCAACCATTCCATTCAATCTCTGGTAACGTTTTCATGCCCTGCATGTTAAAGTTCAGGTCGAATTTGAGGGTTGTAATCTCTATACTATTTATGCTCTCTGTACTAGCTCTGGCAAAGAAATTCGGTGAAGTTTAACAAAATCTGAGATGGGTTCAACTTGAGTTCGCCCATTTGGTGTGCTGGTGAGCTATCTAAAACTTATGATGTGATTTTTAGGTTAAGTTTCAAAGTCAAATTGAGGCTCTAACCTCTGCTGGTGCTCTGTGCGTTTTTTCCAAAAAAACCCGTGACCTTCGAGGGTTTTTCTGAGCACTCGCGACCGTTCACGACGAAGCTAGGGTATGAAAATACTCTACTTCCTTCTATCTTCATTTTAGTACATGGTTTGGGTGTTGGATTACGTGTTCGCCGTCTACCAGAGTTGCTGTAGCAGCTCCGGTGTTTTTCCCCGACACCCCACAGGCCATCAGGCCATTTGAGAACACCCACGGGCTTTAGCCTGTATTTGGACCAGCCCAGTTTTCTTTCTTGGTTAATTGGCCTGCGAGCCGTGCCTTGCATGGGCTGATTGtatgtgtggtgtgtgtgttaTGTCGTGCGagtgtgtgggtgtgtgcgtgtgcgtgtgtgtgtgttgtgtgggtttgggctcaagcccaaaccacccatTTTGTTCCTAAACTATTCAAACCCCAAAACCCAATAAGTCATAaccctatttaacctaaacctaaaccctaatccagatccaaacccaagacccatttccatttcttgaaattctatagTTGGGTAATTTGATAAACTgtacatttttgtgcttaggtgtAGTTGCTATTGGGGATTTCTTTAATCCTTTTCCGCACAACTCTGCTGCTAcaaagtatctgtgagtggatccctcctaaaatttgcataattttatagtttatttgcagaaatgaaatgcatgccttacgagtttatgaactgattttatgTTCACCATGTTTACTGAAATGTTGATTGTCGTCTCGTTATTTTgtaaggaattaattgttggcctatcaCAGCACGATACGTGTCCCTCAGCctgtagtataaagtcatccatcgtctatactataaagaagagtttctaaaacatgttctagcatcctatcgtcatccatcagatagtctactagttcatggtttttatagaaaatacaatatatattaaaatatagctcaatataggccaacaattaattccttacAAAATAACGAGACGACAATCAACATTTCAGtaaaagtcatccatcgtctatactagtTCATGGTTTTGGAAACTCTTCTAATGTCGACATgttgattggcttctgatatcgacacgtgtcgcgctgtgactGGCCTGGGGCGAGGATTTGGTGTTGGTagataggccgggagaaataatccctagctacagGCTGAGGGAAATGGAGcaagcattgggccgggagttggtaatctctggttACGGGCTCAAAGACCACGGTGCTGGCATAGGGCcaggagttatatttattcagtgatatTACTAGCAGTACATCAAGCTACGAGACGACCTGTGAGAcgtttgatattttgttttccatgatatgtcttttgagatatttttggcatgctaagATTTTCAGTAAaactatcacttattatgctagttgtttgtaccatacttgatcaatcccgaaactactgagcaccagtcaacattataccgtcaatgacccagaagagtttccctccaaccaggaggccaatcacagcgcgacacgtgtcgacatcagaagccaatcatagtgcgacacgtgtcaacatcagaagccaatcacaacacgacacgtgtcaatgtcagaatgaaactagaaactctcttctataaatagagatcattctctcacaatatttcctaatgtcatttgtactaaattattcactaggactcattaaaggagagcttgaacctatgtacttgtgtaaacccttcacaattaatgagaactcctctacttcgtgaacgtagccaatctgggtgaaccacgtacatcttgtgtttgcttccctgtccctatccatttacatactcaTCCACAcaagtgaccggagcaatctagcgaaggtcacaaatttaacactttctgttgtaccaaagtcctcactaattttgtgcatcaacactagtagttttctttatataaactgtgggggttagtatcttgataattGTTTTATCATTATTGTATTTATGaatttggtccactcacctttgttttgcaccccaATTCAGGTCTTAGAAATAAGGACTACGACACGACGTACAAGACATTCCCCTACCAGTAACCGTCTATCACTCATTTgtgtgatatcttgtaatgatcTTTTCTTTTGTGATCTTAAATTTGAACATATTATGTGCACTATAGACATTTtcttaaactttgtttattacCTTTAGATTCTAATGATCATTCATGTGTATTTTCCTCCTAACCATTACTCTTGTATTCAacaaatggctttcgtcaccctcaagTGTCGACCAGCACATGCCTATCCGGGTATTCGGGAAATATCGGGGTCGGGACGTGTCAAGCCCCGTAGACCTTCTTTTTACattcaatttaaattttaaatatcaattatttttttatcttaaCCTATAATTTACAGCAAGTATAATATGACATTACCacttaaacaaaaatttattaataaattcaTTTTCATGCTAAAACGTTAAAATAAAACTCCATCTAAGTTCACAAACTTTCAAAATCACGATTGAATGCAACTCCTAAGTTAATGAATATTGCTCATTGTGATTTAACTATTAGATTAACAAGTTAACAGAATTCTGTTGTTATCTTTCAAAACAAAGCAACTCCAATTCCAAATAATGTGCTCCATGTACAAAGCAACTCCAAATCTAGAATTCTTTTGTTTAGTTATTCTTGCGTTCTATGGCAGTCGGATTGACAcatttatatatactaaaacccaaacttgGGTGGTACTGTTCTAGGGCAGTGTGCGGACCAAAATGTCCCTCAATTCGTTTGTTAAGCCACTTTTTTGCCATTTTTCTACAGTAAAATGACTTCCTTGCCCTCAAATTCTCAAATATAATGGCTACAAGTTgagcaatcatagaaaaatagTTATACAACAAATGTTCACAAGAATAATAATAGAAAACTAGAATTATAGTTTACCATGCTTATAATCAGTtcttatttaataaaattttctaaaTGACAAGGATAActcttttattttacaaaattataatttttcccCTACATAGTatctttgacaattattatatcacattaaatgttatatctttttttgttatttaacaTATTTACAACGATTTATATAAAATTTACCAAATATTTAgacacttttatttttttattttgttaaaaatacTTTTACAAGAAAAAGTTTTACCAAACAATCAATAGCTTTATTGTTggaagtgttgcagtcctattagattaggaatgtgattgtgtaaatcctagtatatcttagaatatctcttatattcctattaggagtagattacctattaaatgttgtaatcataaaggtaaggaattaacattctctactactataaataaaggcacaatggagtGGAataacacacccacaattacacatctctctcattctctttaCCTATTGCCTCACCCCTCTCTCTAaagcctccataattgttcagtaaattaaaCCCACAACAAGTTATCAGCACGCTTTTAACGctgcgctaaagagagtttattcttcaatcaagggagtattacgttttaatcattctttttatgattaatttattttattgaattgatctacatgttattgattcaatttaatttttctgtgttgaacgtgatacaacgcattggagatgcaattccggctttcTGCCAagaatcttctacaaattcaaaggcttttgtctttttctgccaatcaggtacgcttaaaataaagtaagatatttgaaacgaccttgccgcatgaaaacattcctcatgatgcatgaacccccctatgtttatatttttcttccgatatatatattgtatatgttcatatatttgtcaatatatatatatatatatatatatatttgtttcatgcattacacaattatatttgctatgtggaatatgtgagtcaatatatataaaataaattagaagcaaattagggtttttaaaaccctaggttcgaaatttttttttttgtcatcttTTGGCATCACCGTGGCAACGCCACGATATCACCGTGGGATGGCGTCGACAAATTGGACCACCTGCGCAGCCCTTTTGGGCCTGCTGCTCCACATTGGACACAACCAAGCCCCAACTTGGCTTACATGTCACACGGGCCTAAAAGCCCTGGTCTACCCGAGCCCAAACACACATGCTAGAAGCATGTTGGGCTTGTTCCCAAGCACGGGCATGCAGCTCTAATCCTATGTCTCGACCCACGGCAGCAAGCTACCATGCTTGCTGGGCTTGTATTATCCTTGGCCCGCAACTTTTCAACCAGCCCATACGGTTGGGCTCCTTTCCTCGGCCCTATACTATAACCAGCATTTGGCTGGGTCCCCTTACGCCACAACCAGGCCAGCAATTTTGCTGGACCTGCTCTTGTACGTAACCCTCTCTAGCCCAACACGCCAACCTTCATGGGTGGGCTTATCCCTTGGAC includes:
- the LOC126632281 gene encoding septin and tuftelin-interacting protein 1 homolog 1-like; this translates as MDDYQEMERFGMEKDYEDGQWIGGEFYYRKRKDKRVQTKDDVLYGIFTADSDDDDDNDSPRKRRKDRKVDLTKRVSFISTGIVMPNQEVDDNSRQQNDDNRPGLGATIGLGFGAATGSGLGFKIPNLDPLGGEEDDDDEQSFLPTAFGKKIKEGAERRHKERERLKLLKQTSSQSQGRGGSEEGQFAGLGAKGGGDGGLGAFEKHTKGIGMKMLKNMGYKGGGLGKNEQGILAPIEAKLRPKNMGMGFNDYKETEVKRPSLQELEAEKPSKPLPDATSAKKKPSWKKRAAANKTDKDQYVSAKELLAQKQEEGTDVLVHKVVDMRGPQVRVLTNLENLNAEEKAREEDVPMPELQHNVRLILDLAELDIQKIDRDLRIERDTAISLNQEKERLETEVARQKQHLDSLEDIRTVLDRLGEENSMGTLTLDSLTKGFGDLQKRYADDYKLCNLSCIACSFALPLFIRMFQGWNPLRNPSHGLDLVSSWKALLHGEGEREQYLDIWDNSMSPYTQLLSEVVVPAIRIAGVNTWQPKDPEPMLRFLESWEKLLPPSVLHSILDMVIFPKLKDAVDLWEPHRDTVPIHVWVHPWLPFLGHKLEDLYHTIRFKLSNVLGAWHPSDGSAYTILSPWKKVFDAASWEQLMYRFIVPKLQLVLQEFQVNPADQTLDQYNWVMSWASAIPIHLMVDMMEKFFFTKWLQVLYHWLCSNPNFEEVLNWYKGWKELIPEELHANESIRYQLNCGLDMMNRAVEGMEVVQPGLKENISYFRVLEQRQFEAHQKAAAAAQANLGGTAQMDGIGHEMNLKDVIEAHAQQHGLLFRPKPGRMHNGHQMYGFGNVSILVDSLNQKVYAQTEETWSLVSLERLLDMHKNSLKRRR